A portion of the Carya illinoinensis cultivar Pawnee chromosome 11, C.illinoinensisPawnee_v1, whole genome shotgun sequence genome contains these proteins:
- the LOC122281996 gene encoding peroxidase 20-like, producing the protein MSFSSSSMAVARIIFMVVMAVLVMVLHGSTETLGTADLPDLVLDYYKQTCPSVEQIVRRNVEIAVFKDPRMAASLLRLHFHDCFVMGCDASVLLESQGSMVSEKQAVPNLNSLRGFEVIDEIKYVLEEACPYTVSCADILALAARDAVLLRGGPEWNVLLGRRDSLKASFSGANQYIPPPNSSLETLIANFQDQGLDVADLVALSGSHTIGKARCLSFRQRVYDVSTEHDYDRYKRHTTFRRILRSICPESGRDNEFAPLDFMTPARFDNHYYLNILEGEGLLGSDNVLVAEDDEGEIRRQVWAFASNQKLFFESFVKSVVKMGNINVLTGNEGEIRRNCRFVNS; encoded by the exons AtgtcattttcttcatcatcaatGGCTGTTGCCAGAATAATATTCATGGTCGTAATGGCAGTACTTGTTATGGTTTTGCATGGGAGTACTGAAACCTTGGGTACTGCCGACCTTCCCGATCTAGTTCTCGACTATTACAAGCAAACTTGTCCCTCAGTTGAACAGATTGTGAGACGCAATGTTGAGATTGCTGTGTTTAAAGATCCTCGAATGGCTGCCTCTCTTCTCCGCTTACATTTCCATGATTGTTTTGTCATG GGGTGCGATGCTTCGGTCCTTTTGGAGAGCCAAGGGAGCATGGTTAGTGAAAAGCAAGCAGTACCTAACCTCAACTCCCTACGTGGATTTGAGGTCATTGATGAGATCAAATATGTTTTGGAAGAGGCTTGTCCCTATACTGTTTCCTGTGCTGATATTCTAGCCCTCGCTGCTCGTGATGCAGTTTTATTG aGAGGAGGGCCAGAATGGAATGTCTTGCTAGGAAGGAGAGACTCCCTGAAAGCAAGCTTTAGTGGTGCCAACCAGTACATCCCTCCTCCAAATTCCTCTCTGGAGACTCTCATTGCTAATTTTCAAGATCAAGGCCTCGATGTGGCAGACTTGGTTGCTTTATCAG GTAGCCACACGATAGGAAAGGCAAGGTGTTTAAGCTTCAGACAGAGGGTATACGATGTGAGCACTGAACATGATTATGATCGTTATAAGAGACACACAACTTTTAGAAGAATCCTACGGTCCATATGCCCAGAATCAGGAAGAGACAACGAGTTTGCGCCGCTTGATTTTATGACTCCGGCCAGATTTGACAATCACTACTATCTTAATATTCTCGAGGGAGAAGGTTTGTTAGGATCTGACAATGTGTTGGTAGCAGAAGACGATGAGGGGGAAATAAGAAGGCAAGTGTGGGCTTTTGCCTCTAATCAAAAGCTTTTTTTCGAATCATTTGTGAAATCTGTGGTAAAGATGGGGAACATTAATGTACTCACCGGAAATGAAGGAGAAATCAGAAGGAATTGTAGGTTTGTCAACTCCTAG